The Periplaneta americana isolate PAMFEO1 chromosome 14, P.americana_PAMFEO1_priV1, whole genome shotgun sequence region GTGAAGAACATACGTCACCAGCCTCCACAGCAGACTAAGCCCGGTCAGGACTGTAAGGAAGGCGAACCAGAACCACAAAAGCACATACACTTTCTCATTAATAACGTTCATCGCAAGCACACACAGACTGTCGTGGATTTGAATGGTGCCAGATGGACCGTGGAACTTGAAGGTGCATTTTGTAATTTTGGGGAACACCATATCCAAAACACTGACCTGGTCTGAAGAAAGGAAATTAGGTCCCAACATGAAGAAAGATCCACCAAGGAAGTAGTTTATGAAGTAGATCTGGCTACCCAGCACGAAGACGTTTAACAGTTCGCAGGCCACGAAGTGCCTTGCCCAGATCTTGTTGAAATGACGCCTCCCCATAAACACTTCCTTGACCTGATTCAACAgcacttcctttttcttttttgacgGTATAGTGAAGTTACCCACGTTCACGTCTTCGTCAAGGTAACTCATATACATGTACTCCAGGCTACTCACTATGTTACTCATGGCGTTGCCCTCCCAACGTGTCCAGATGTAATGCGGCAAATAGAAAAGCACAGCCTGGAAGAAAAGCACGATTGGTACCCACTGGTAGTAGGCGTGGTGCGTCACTTCTTCTTTCTCGTCGTAAGGCCCGATTCCTGGATGTGGTATGATCTTCTTTCGCAGGGCGGAGGAGTCCATATGTCGTGGTACAGTGAACGTAGTGCTTATGAAGCAATAACTGTTGATGGTTGCAGTGAGGGATGTATCTTCTACGATACAACTGATCGGTTCCCCGAAGTAGTTGCTTCCAATCACGACAACAGCAAGcagaaatattagaaatgttatccTGTAATACAATTTGCTGAGGGAGGAGTCGATCTTAACCTTCTTTTTGAAGAAGACGTGTCTCGAAACGTCTTGGAAGAGGCCGAGCATGGTTCACACGTTGATGGTAATTACACTCAGACACGTAAGCAAGTAGGAGCGACTGTGTTGTCTTTCAAGGCGAGTCTATGCGAAGCTATACCACGTGGTAACTTAAGTTTTTATCGCTGTACGCAAATTGTAAACACGCTAAGTCCGAGACTGTCGTGATAGCAAATATCGAGTCCGCGGAATGGAAACCCCGTTAGGAGAGGCGCGCTCGACGGCTCCTCAATACGAGAGCAGGGGAGGCACTGGAACCGCCAGGCAAGCGTTACAATGAGCGATGTCTCATAACTGACCCCTGCCTTGCGTGATGTTAGACTCGCTGCAATACATCGTTGTATGCAGTATGATCCAACACTCAACTGAGGTGGCGAATTGCTGGCTGCTCCAATCTTCCACCCTGCACCATCATTTTGTAGAATGTTGATAGAAATGTCCGCACGACTGCCACTGCCATAGAGCGTTCGgtgtatataaaatatagttgCATATACAATATAGGCATTTTCTTAGCGGACATCCTCACTCATTGTAACACAACTGAAATAAGTCATTTACGTATTTTTAACGTAACTTATAcctataaaataacagaaataaatctaAACTAGTGGCttttgcagcaaatgctgcaaactaagttcattagacgttcaaataaaaatttttcagctTTATTTTCAATGgggaataccagacattttgaaagttatttgcttccataataatgaaacatactccctctgaatgatttttttatgccaaatgctttttcttgaacctatccaccttcaatttttgagtttcaacgcgaaaacgcaagtaacaatgtcaggacgatcagtgggtttttcatgtgggagtaaagcaatagctatttcaggtcattgcggattgtaggtgaaagttaagaaaatttcaggttcgattaaaccaaagaaatatgaaattaatttcgaTTTAGTtttaagacgcagctaaaataggaagcatgactcattactacctaggaaaattagagaatctcacatataaatatctacatcacactgccattaaacatatgaaaaaaacCCATATCACTTGACTaatatctataaaaatatttcatttttaataacaatattgctaccttacgtaagttttatagttttcagtaacaataCATATAGctattactcagtaaattatagaaataaagatctaatttaaaatattatttctctgcGTCTATTTATATAAAACctcaaaagatttcactttcatatcatcaatatagcattatgtACGTAATTAGTGGCAAATACGTTTACtcacataatattgaattaactataataatatttaatttttaatggtaataatctcatcaaacattcttaagttttgtagttcttaatgtCCAATACATAgttgtactcggaaaactacagaccagagaatcagacctgtaaattatttttatacgccatctgaactctaaatatgtcagcaatcctgtagatcaggccttcgtgtaatactgtttattgtagtgtgtgttttgttttattctgaaaagccatatttctctaaactgacgacagatggattttggaaaataggaaaatgatgtaggaaaattgccatttcactgaaaattactacttttctgaaactttgagttccaagcttcaaaatgaggggtcatttgttaaaatccgttcagccgttttcccgtaatttccattaccagttcaaattatatactactaggttcaaaaagttcccggaattttagtacaatttttcgtattaatatataacaagggatattatacatttgttttgttggtaacattcatgatgtcatttccttaaagtttgttgataatggcaattattggttttgagttgtaggcaattgtttatcatagtgttttgtttgttcatcgcattttgtaattatgtccacagagcaaagtacaaacatcaagttctgtgttttgctggggacatgatcagtatggctgatgaagatggtgatttcttaaacaaaatgaaactggtgctacttgttcgacccagtccctaaacgacagtcatctgagtggaaatcgaaaacatctcctcggaagcaaaaatttcctagagacacttccaaaggcaaagttattttaaatgttatgttttatttaacgacgctcgcaactgcagaggttatatcagcatcgccggatgtgccggaattttgtcccgcaggagttcttttacatgccagtaaatctactgacatgagcctgtcgcatttaagcacacttaaagcaaagttatgttggaagttttcttcgactctcagggtctcatgcaccatgagttcattccagaaggtcgtactgtaacgaaataattgtacgtagaaaccctccgtcgcctctgggacgcagtgagaaggaaacgtccagaaaagtgggtagaaaacaactggttccttatgcatgacaatgcacctgctcatcgcgcaattattgtaaagaattttcttgccaggcacaacataactgctttggatcacccaccatactctcctgatctctcaccacctgattactttctgtttccccgtctgaaaagtcatctgaaaggacggagattcaatgctgaagaggttatcgcaaacgcgacgagagcactaagacgggtttcacaaaatggcttccacgcctgcttccaggaactctacacgcgttggcaaaagtgtgttgttgcggaaggcaactattttgaagggattggtgtagaatagtgtttaaggtacgttgtttctataatgctagcaaattccgggaactttttgaacctagtatgtatataggtactgtaactaagcatcgcttcaaatgtaaatgttttttatattgattataaACAGACTTAGTGGACATCCTCTCTCATTGTAATGTAactgaaataagttatttacgtatttttaacatatataaaataacagaaataaatctgaatactgtaattaagcaatgcttcaaatataaatgctttttatattaagtgtagaaattatatttaattttagaaataaaacaacaaatgtctcaggacacCAGGAGCTTAAAATAAGCAGCAAGactttaactaaacaaaataaaaattggtcctATCACTCCTAAATACCTCGAAACCGAAATGTCGACACCCTCCTACTGCTTCCTCTACTCAGCTGATTTCTGTGGTGAGTTACAGTCCATAACCATTCTTCCCATTACTATTTCTTTTTCGGACCAATAccattaaaatcaatttaataatacaatgatcaattttataagtttttgattggcagaaagggataatatgtcaatgaaaatttgcataaattaattaatgtgttgACTTCAGGAAACCACAACATgctacaaaattgtattaatctagtaattgataattaattaaattatttgtgaagACGTCACACCGTTTTCTTAGTGTACTAATACTCTAAGTCTTCAGATTACGCTAtatttaattatagtaataaaacttatgttacttaaataatgttgtttagtcagctgtccgaatcacactaacaacaaacttaaattggcctactcaagactcgctaaattatatccgctcctcaacaagaaatcatctctaaagctacaaaactgcatgctactttacacatctctattacgacctctactgctttatgcctgtcctgtctggggaggagctgcaataagtgaaattaaacacatccagtcatttcaaaataaagtcctacgaatttcactcaattctccttggtttgtccgtaacagccaactacacagagaaactggtattgacacaatcaaacagtttattcattcacaagctaagaagttttataacaacccagaaaatgttccaggcgccatccactactctctcggaaggaagtccacatttctcaccagaatcaagagccgacttccaatggacctcatattataatcaaaatttatcatcacaccaacctatgtaaataattatttattaacaattatttttgttcactgaggagcccaatctaggctgtcctcaattcagtgtcataatatattgtatttatattttttttagaaacgatctgtatagcgctaaatgcgctgatcgatcaataaattattaaaaaaaaactgaccgaagacaggtttgaaaggTATTTAAGAGTGAATATGTCGGTACCGGACCCCCGTATTATGGAAAAAGAATTCACTGGGCCGTAGTCTCTTAAAGGTTGAGAACTGCTGTTCTAGAGGACTCAAGTATTCATTGTTAAACGATCGTGGATAAAGCTATATGACGTCACTCTATGTAATAGCCAAGCAGCCGTACAATCGATTACTATGCAGAATCACCTCCTCACAATATGATAAATTCCCAATGTTACACACAGCAGTCTTATCTTTAAATTGCTTTAGTAACTGCACTAGGCCGTGTCGACGTCTGGCTTTGCTGCCTACAGATTCTAAATATGTCACACTGATAAACATTTCCATTGTGTTGCTGTAAGTGGGTTTAGAACCTACCTAGTTATTATGTCGTCACCACAATCTTACTTGTGTACTTGGTGTCTAATCTACCTCATATTGCTTCTCCAAGTTGACACAGTCTAATTCCGTATGGCATTTACTCtattttatgcaatttatttgtgtgattttatcaacagtaatctcactagaggttttgattttatcgataaatctgagagtagaacacgagcagatttatctagagaaaatcaaaactcgagtgggatttaattgactattacacgattagaagaaagtatataaagattagacataacaaagtactccaatacaataaaatattaattggcttacgaaaatacaactgtcttcaaatgtattattataccatctcaacattacgctagatggcaatagtattttatgattatgttttcttgttatcagttgtgccaactatggaatcttcattgaactctgtggacggttagccaactagtcaagaaggctttgttgattcagtttcatttttatgaaaacagtttcattccacttcaattatccggattccagtaagcaacgtcacttgacagatgattttcaataaatcttagtattaaacaatctctgatacgtgactattcataatatcatacagcagaagctataacataacctaaataatataaacgagtgttagaaaagttttaattagggatgatgaaataaacaagaaacgttttaattaacgatgatgaaataaaaaataaacatgaataattttaaaagaaacaattattgaaagtacaattttcaaatttgaatgtttcagtggttagtggttcagttgatgttatattggacgtgtgcgtaaaagaagtgaactcgttggtgtacatggtgtatccctcaacttattcaggatttccgaatggtgctcttcatataatatgaccagtgatctttattaattcttgttcttgcaTGCCAattcgagtcatatttgaaagtgctgtgcatcgactggagtggtttgtaattttctgttttttgacgtccagtccagtttgaaatgttggcaaacaaagaaacaaatgctagggtagtgataaaaataaataaattctagggacgcgataaaattaaacaaatgctagggacgcgataaaattgtgcgataagcagccatgattgattgaaatacgtcctttcataccgttttattggtcaaatgtagtatgacgtagtaaaagtgtaatagtcagtattatttttttgcttcttttttcccCTTCCTGATATGTTACAGAAGTTACAATCTTAAAAGAACCGTTAGAGTCTTCATATCACAggcataaccaaactacacaattcaacctacacagaacacatcacagacTCCAACCACAGCTACAGTCAAACACAGAcaacgacatgaaaatactacacatcaaaccaaaaaaccagaaatttGACACCcttgaacaatatgaaatttacaaacataggaCTAAAAAATAATCCgcatcacatcctgaacactcaactgaactTCAAAGCACACACCgctttcgacacaatcatgaacacacccaccACAACAGGGAACCAGAAGTTAGCGCGGGATCTCCACTAGTCTTCGGACAGTGAAGCACAAGGCTTCGAAACTATGTAGTCAAGCAAGGTATATTCTATTCAATATGGCAAAAGCGATTCTTGATCTCCAAATTTGGTTAATATGTCGAAGCTAGTTATTTTGAAACTTAGCCTACATATGCTCTGCAGTGTTAATTCCATTTCAAGGTCATGTAAAACTTATGCAggcatgcctgtatttatttatttatttatttatttatttatttatttatttatttatttatttacttattcacatatttacttatttacttatttatttatttatttatttatttatttatttatttatttatttatttatttatttatttatttatttatttatttatttatttatttatttatttatttatttatttatttatttatttatttatttatttatttatttatttatttattctggtagagttaaggccatgaggccttctcttccacattaccagaagtaaaatacataatgaaacaatgacaaaaataggaaagtcatacttaaatacaaaaataattttcatgcacattaacaagcttacatgggctataatgaaatattagctaaacatgatacataattaagttatttacaattcatatcctaatgctactttataataggcctaaatgacaatttatatacacaaagaataacctataaaaatcggctaacactcacaaatcaatttcatgtaaaagtatgtaattcttaattcttaacttaaattgattaaccgttcggcaaactctgacatgacgaggtaaggagtttcACAGGCGACAAACTGtcactgtgaaagaggatgaatagaaagaggtacggtgacgaggaatggatagcAGTGAAAGAATCATAGACATAgacactggttgagtggaagacaaggatttatggccttaactctgccagtagaaataaatctactaaataaataaataaataaataaatagtggacGCAAACAGTGCAGCACAAATAATACGAGTAAAAGACATTCTGGAAGAAGGAACTTTGAATGGTCGAGGATTGAAATGGACAGAATAGTTTCCTTGAAAACAGTACATCCCGCTAGGCTTAAACAGTGAcgaagatgatggtgatgattattcttctttctttacaAGATACTGTTCTTTTGTACCTCCGTCACTCATTGAATTATCTATTTCTTGTAACCAAGTACTGAACGTTCCTTTCTCCTTCTTTATTCCATTCCCCAACTCTCCGTGACATTTTCTTTATATGATCCTTCTACTAAAGATGCTTTACAAATATATTAATTGAAGTTGGTGACATACAGTACTGCTTTCTCACTGAAATGATACAAATTGCAGCAAGAGCCTGGGTTTAATTTCCAGAATGACGTGAGGTCAAGTTAgtttcgaaaaatcgaaagagaattgggaggacaaatttaaaaggtacgcaaaacgcgtccttgcaagggattgggggctgtacaaaactaaatatgtgagctccaagcctgttggccactagtctcactccgggttacgctgctccactgaaggaaccctagaaaattttgaaggggaagccgaaattggacgtaacctcttaggtaccacatacgcgagggggactgagatttgatcaagtgatcacggaacgggaagaggaagagctggctggtgtttgccgttaggatggcaagacgctgtcatctgttgttcgatgacaaagcatgtgaaggccgccggaagaagcgccgtgaaatctaaatctgcaatttgagaggtccctgtcctttcaaattgcgactaattgagtgacctcgtatatttaatagacaatttataggttctgaactagggcataataaaggggaatatatatggggaagggcatataggtccgtggcccatttcttatagggctcagcccgacatttgtcttacgcctgaggaaaaccacggaataccttgggcaggatgagttgtctcatataagagactagccaatttggctattatgtaggaggtgattgttgtcatgagccttgttgaatcgtctcaatttcgagaccagccatttggctatgatggctcaattacgaagagggaggagagatgtaattgttaattaattaagttattttcttata contains the following coding sequences:
- the LOC138713831 gene encoding innexin inx7-like; translated protein: MLGLFQDVSRHVFFKKKVKIDSSLSKLYYRITFLIFLLAVVVIGSNYFGEPISCIVEDTSLTATINSYCFISTTFTVPRHMDSSALRKKIIPHPGIGPYDEKEEVTHHAYYQWVPIVLFFQAVLFYLPHYIWTRWEGNAMSNIVSSLEYMYMSYLDEDVNVGNFTIPSKKKKEVLLNQVKEVFMGRRHFNKIWARHFVACELLNVFVLGSQIYFINYFLGGSFFMLGPNFLSSDQVSVLDMVFPKITKCTFKFHGPSGTIQIHDSLCVLAMNVINEKVYVLLWFWFAFLTVLTGLSLLWRLVTYVLHSRSVLFNRLVFSFVSPSTPDVWSVVKVTKASHYSDWLFLYYLAKNLDPMVFRELFLIIAMDLAPAKEKKRGIKQA